One genomic region from Terriglobus aquaticus encodes:
- a CDS encoding VIT1/CCC1 transporter family protein, with amino-acid sequence MEQQSQPMESFRELLQDEPAFVLRVVQPGLAGLMDGSVSTLAPIFATAFATHQAHTAFLIGAASAVGAGISMAFSEGLSDNGELTGRGKPVIRGVITGVMTFLGGFLHTLPFLVNNLHVALELAYAVVGLELIAISWVRFRFMQTPFLRSCVQVILGGALVFLSGVLIGQS; translated from the coding sequence ATGGAACAGCAATCGCAGCCGATGGAGAGTTTCCGCGAACTGCTTCAGGACGAGCCCGCATTTGTGCTCCGCGTGGTGCAGCCCGGACTGGCGGGACTGATGGACGGCTCCGTTTCCACGCTGGCACCCATCTTCGCCACGGCTTTCGCGACGCATCAGGCACACACCGCTTTTCTCATCGGTGCCGCCTCCGCCGTAGGTGCGGGCATCTCCATGGCCTTCTCCGAAGGCCTATCCGATAACGGCGAGCTTACGGGCCGCGGCAAGCCGGTGATTCGCGGCGTCATCACCGGTGTCATGACGTTCCTCGGCGGTTTCCTCCACACTCTCCCCTTCCTCGTGAACAACCTGCATGTGGCGCTGGAGTTGGCATACGCGGTGGTCGGCCTGGAGCTGATCGCGATCTCCTGGGTGCGCTTCCGCTTCATGCAGACGCCTTTTTTGAGATCCTGCGTGCAGGTCATCCTTGGTGGAGCTCTCGTCTTTTTGTCAGGGGTGCTGATCGGCCAGTCGTAG
- a CDS encoding sensor domain-containing diguanylate cyclase, producing the protein MFEPPLDPATNMPGQNEEQRLRALYEQELLDTAPESEFDEAVSVAAAICGAASAVVNLLDRDRQWFKARTGIDYDQTPRNGALCNHLIGTDDLLVIPDAIADPRFMSNPFVVGEPGIRFYAAMPLNTREGFTLGSLCVMDREPRVLNAGQQDALRALGRQVAAQIELRSSLHKLRDRVAEKDRAERDLRERNRLFSAFMDHSPAIGFIKDASGRFIYYNKLFCERFAVSQTEWIGKSVFDLFPPEFATAYHENDLAVLTSGVPKVIEETSPGPDGSIMYWRSHKFRVETEDGTCLLGGLSLDVSSEQEAVSRLRKLHADLTAANVELAELSTTDALTGLSNRRALDERLSRQLQATTSAAFILLDLDHFKALNDTYGHPFGDSVLQTTARLLKSACRAPDCVARMGGEEFAILLVNADGNRAMEIAERLRQTVEQHPWTERPVTASFGVTLCSPSKSVTQTLAEADQALYQAKAAGRNRVCSFDSPVAS; encoded by the coding sequence ATGTTTGAACCGCCCCTCGATCCCGCAACCAATATGCCTGGCCAGAATGAGGAGCAGCGCCTTCGCGCGCTGTACGAACAAGAGCTTCTGGATACTGCGCCGGAGTCCGAGTTTGACGAGGCTGTAAGTGTTGCGGCCGCGATCTGCGGCGCCGCTTCCGCCGTCGTGAACCTGCTGGATCGCGACCGGCAGTGGTTCAAAGCGCGAACGGGGATCGACTATGACCAGACGCCACGTAACGGAGCCCTGTGCAATCACCTGATTGGCACGGACGACCTGCTAGTAATTCCGGACGCGATCGCCGACCCGCGATTCATGTCCAATCCCTTCGTTGTCGGAGAGCCGGGTATTCGCTTCTACGCCGCAATGCCGCTCAACACGCGGGAAGGATTCACACTCGGTTCGCTCTGCGTGATGGACCGAGAGCCGCGGGTGCTGAACGCTGGTCAGCAGGACGCCTTGCGGGCACTAGGCAGGCAGGTCGCCGCACAGATCGAACTTCGATCCAGCCTGCACAAACTGCGGGACAGAGTGGCCGAAAAAGACCGTGCCGAACGCGATTTGAGGGAGCGCAATCGGCTCTTCAGCGCTTTCATGGATCACAGCCCTGCCATCGGTTTCATCAAGGATGCGAGTGGCCGGTTCATCTACTACAACAAGCTCTTCTGTGAACGCTTCGCCGTTTCTCAGACCGAGTGGATCGGCAAGAGCGTCTTCGACCTGTTTCCCCCGGAGTTCGCGACCGCATACCACGAGAACGACCTGGCCGTGCTCACATCTGGCGTGCCGAAGGTGATTGAGGAAACTTCGCCTGGGCCCGACGGTTCCATCATGTACTGGCGATCGCACAAGTTCCGGGTCGAGACGGAGGACGGCACCTGCCTCCTCGGAGGCCTCTCGCTCGACGTCAGTTCGGAGCAGGAAGCGGTATCGCGCTTGCGCAAGCTGCATGCAGACCTGACTGCGGCAAACGTTGAGCTCGCGGAGCTTTCCACGACCGACGCACTGACAGGGCTGAGCAATCGGCGCGCTTTGGATGAGCGCTTGTCCCGGCAGTTGCAGGCCACAACAAGCGCTGCATTCATCCTGCTCGACCTGGATCATTTCAAGGCGTTGAACGATACCTATGGTCATCCCTTCGGGGACTCTGTTCTGCAGACAACAGCGCGACTGCTCAAGTCGGCATGCCGCGCACCGGATTGCGTCGCTCGCATGGGAGGCGAAGAATTTGCCATTCTCCTGGTCAACGCAGACGGAAATAGGGCAATGGAGATCGCAGAGCGGTTGCGGCAGACGGTAGAGCAACATCCATGGACGGAACGGCCCGTCACCGCTTCGTTCGGCGTCACTCTCTGCTCGCCATCCAAGAGCGTGACCCAGACTCTGGCGGAGGCGGACCAGGCCCTCTATCAGGCGAAAGCAGCCGGCCGAAACCGGGTGTGCTCGTTCGATTCTCCAGTCGCGTCGTGA
- a CDS encoding cation:proton antiporter: MLTVAATVVVLAAAFGLISVRWLRLPIVVGTMLLTVLSSVGLLALSGAVPSLRQAALHSFGQLNYEAFMLHGFLALLLFAGAFLLDIESLWEERVAIVILSVFATVISTLLVGCGIRYCAPWTGFHPSWIQALLFGAVISPTDPIAVLEMLRRVAAPRWLQAQLAGESLFNDGVAAVLFITLLGIAEQGRAPSVPAVVSHLLIQSGGGLALGCVLAWPVARLMRAVDAYQIDILMTLSLALGGYAVAEHLHVSAPLEAVAAGLALRWESRRNPNNIAREEIEHFWSAIDEVQNSVLFVLMGLQCLVVAYSRGFLLLGGVSIVVVNVARFASVACALLALRLIQPHRRSSLAVLSWGGLRGGLSIALALSLPFALGREWILATTFIVVTFSIVIKGGSMDIFLKRFAPQD, translated from the coding sequence ATGCTCACAGTTGCAGCCACGGTGGTTGTACTCGCCGCCGCCTTTGGCCTGATCAGCGTCCGTTGGCTGCGTTTGCCGATCGTAGTCGGCACCATGCTTCTCACGGTCCTGTCCTCGGTCGGCCTATTGGCCTTGAGTGGAGCAGTCCCGTCGCTCCGGCAGGCAGCGCTCCATTCCTTCGGCCAACTGAACTATGAAGCGTTCATGCTGCATGGCTTTCTTGCTCTCCTGCTGTTCGCGGGCGCGTTCCTTCTTGACATCGAGAGCCTGTGGGAAGAACGCGTCGCGATCGTCATCCTGTCGGTCTTTGCCACGGTCATCTCGACGTTACTTGTAGGTTGCGGCATCCGGTACTGCGCTCCCTGGACGGGCTTCCATCCCTCATGGATCCAGGCGCTCCTCTTTGGCGCTGTCATCTCACCCACCGACCCCATCGCCGTGCTTGAGATGCTGCGTCGCGTCGCCGCGCCTCGATGGCTACAGGCGCAGCTTGCCGGAGAGAGCCTCTTCAACGATGGCGTTGCTGCCGTGCTCTTCATCACGTTGCTCGGTATCGCGGAGCAGGGCAGAGCGCCGTCTGTTCCTGCGGTCGTGAGCCACTTGCTCATCCAATCCGGCGGCGGACTGGCGTTGGGTTGCGTGCTGGCTTGGCCGGTGGCCCGCCTGATGCGCGCGGTAGATGCTTACCAGATCGACATCCTTATGACCCTCTCGCTCGCTCTCGGGGGTTATGCCGTTGCGGAGCATCTACACGTTTCAGCGCCACTGGAAGCCGTTGCGGCCGGCCTTGCTTTGCGATGGGAAAGCCGGCGCAATCCGAACAACATCGCGAGGGAAGAGATCGAGCACTTCTGGAGCGCCATAGACGAGGTGCAGAACTCCGTGCTTTTCGTGTTAATGGGCCTGCAGTGCCTGGTGGTCGCCTACAGCCGCGGCTTTCTACTGCTGGGCGGTGTTTCGATCGTGGTCGTGAACGTTGCGCGCTTTGCTTCCGTCGCATGCGCGCTCTTAGCGTTGCGACTGATCCAACCACACAGGCGAAGCTCGCTTGCCGTTCTCTCTTGGGGAGGCCTGCGTGGCGGGCTATCCATCGCTCTCGCCCTTAGCCTTCCGTTTGCTTTGGGCCGCGAATGGATCCTGGCGACCACGTTTATTGTGGTCACGTTTTCCATCGTGATCAAAGGAGGTTCGATGGACATCTTCCTGAAACGCTTCGCTCCGCAGGACTAA
- a CDS encoding two-component system sensor histidine kinase NtrB — MNEPAELQGRKTGELRRGPLADRPPEAFGATASADFQRLLNEQRDRFEFSTAASDIGYWFCDLPFDKLIWDSRVKRHFWLAPDTEVDIHLFYRQIHPDDREPTRQAIETSINSHNRYDIEYRTVSPEGEIRWIRAIGRTAYDSNGRAIRFDGVTQDVTELKVAQQALDAERQRLTAVFQNVPIGLVFAEADGRVISGNPQAERTFRFAPETSEQPRPHEGWNLFDAEGQRVPGSELPLCRALEDGGTHRAEYLACAEDGTLKWVELTGAPIFDVEGNISGGIVASVDIDARKRAEQALLRSEKLAAVGRLASTIAHEINNPLESVVNLVYLIQQLAKDPVLQAYAQTAQEELARVSHIVTHSLRFNRQTNAPHAERISRLIESAVAIYEPRITRSGSTLMRDYAEDDVALCLPSELRQVFSNLIGNAFDAIKGRGIIRIRTRLVHGPADERCVRVTVADSGCGMDEAARTRLFEAFFSTKGDNGTGLGLWISNEIPSRHSAKIRVRSSQQAGRTGTTFCIWLPIHPEVTSYVPDESIRSAALQPVHSAS, encoded by the coding sequence ATGAACGAGCCAGCGGAACTCCAAGGTCGTAAAACCGGCGAGTTGCGTCGTGGGCCCTTGGCCGACAGACCTCCCGAGGCATTTGGAGCGACCGCATCCGCCGACTTCCAACGGCTTCTAAACGAGCAGCGCGATCGCTTCGAGTTCTCGACGGCCGCGTCTGATATCGGCTACTGGTTCTGCGATCTGCCCTTTGACAAGCTGATATGGGACAGCCGCGTGAAGCGGCACTTTTGGCTCGCACCAGATACTGAAGTCGACATCCACCTCTTCTATCGCCAGATTCATCCTGACGATCGCGAGCCGACCCGCCAGGCTATCGAGACGTCCATCAACTCTCACAACCGATACGACATTGAGTACCGAACCGTTTCGCCAGAAGGAGAGATTCGCTGGATTCGCGCGATCGGGCGTACCGCTTATGATTCGAACGGCCGAGCCATTCGGTTCGATGGCGTGACGCAGGATGTGACCGAACTGAAAGTCGCGCAGCAGGCATTGGACGCGGAACGGCAAAGGTTGACCGCGGTCTTCCAAAACGTTCCGATCGGTCTCGTCTTCGCTGAAGCAGACGGCCGGGTCATCAGCGGCAATCCGCAGGCGGAGCGCACGTTCCGGTTTGCTCCGGAAACCTCTGAGCAGCCCAGACCACACGAAGGTTGGAACCTCTTCGATGCGGAGGGACAACGAGTTCCCGGCAGCGAACTTCCACTATGCCGCGCCCTCGAAGACGGCGGCACGCACCGTGCTGAGTACCTGGCATGTGCCGAAGACGGTACGTTAAAGTGGGTGGAGCTTACCGGTGCACCCATCTTCGATGTAGAAGGGAACATCTCGGGCGGCATTGTCGCGAGCGTGGATATCGACGCCCGCAAGCGCGCGGAGCAGGCGCTGTTGCGCAGCGAGAAACTGGCTGCGGTGGGTCGGCTGGCGTCCACCATCGCCCACGAGATCAACAATCCGCTCGAGTCCGTCGTCAATCTGGTTTATCTCATCCAGCAGTTGGCCAAGGACCCGGTGCTCCAGGCTTACGCGCAGACCGCACAGGAGGAGCTTGCGCGCGTCTCGCACATCGTGACCCACAGTCTCCGCTTCAATCGTCAGACCAACGCGCCCCACGCGGAACGCATCTCTCGGCTGATCGAATCCGCGGTAGCTATCTATGAACCGCGCATCACTCGTTCTGGTTCAACGCTGATGCGCGACTACGCCGAAGACGACGTCGCATTGTGCCTGCCGTCCGAACTTCGCCAAGTCTTTTCCAACCTGATCGGCAATGCCTTCGACGCGATCAAAGGGCGCGGCATCATCCGCATCCGCACTCGCCTGGTCCATGGCCCTGCAGATGAGCGATGCGTTCGCGTGACCGTCGCTGACAGCGGCTGTGGCATGGACGAGGCCGCCAGGACCCGGCTGTTCGAAGCTTTCTTCTCCACCAAGGGCGATAACGGCACTGGGCTCGGGCTCTGGATCTCCAACGAGATCCCTTCCAGGCACTCGGCAAAGATTCGCGTTCGCAGCAGTCAACAAGCCGGTCGCACGGGAACAACCTTCTGCATCTGGCTTCCCATTCACCCGGAGGTCACCAGCTACGTTCCCGACGAGAGCATTCGCAGCGCTGCGCTCCAGCCCGTGCACAGCGCTTCCTGA
- a CDS encoding CRTAC1 family protein: MGSGVAVFDYDNDGLLDIFFVNGAPIPNPAPKGTVPQKASPADWNRLFHQRKDGTFEDVTERAGLKGVGYGMGVAVGDYDNDGFEDLFVTSYGGNHLYHNNGNGTFTDVTVHSGTGGPTTPGQTWSTSAMWVDLDNDGRLDLLVLRYVTWDFEDVWCGEHREGYRSYCHPDIFPVIRPLAYHNNGDGTFKEVGGDIGLKPGKGLGLALADFDGDGKVDFAVANDSMLEFLYRNKGDGTFEETGLNAEIAVDSDGKTYAGMGIDFQDYDNDGLPDLVITNLANQKYALYRNNGDGSFTYDTYVSGLARMTLLHSGWGIHFFDYDNDGLKDLLITQGHDLDTVQLNFPQLHYKEPMLLARNEGSGKFVDVSREAGPAFQEPWVGRGMAIGDLDNDGRLDAVVSTNDGPAHILHNETASTNHWITLLLVGHRSNRDAIGAQVKVTTAKASQFFTVSTAGSYLSASDKRLHFGLGSEQTIQRIHIRWPSGIEQDLTNVATDRQLTIDEPTSTKSPAKP; the protein is encoded by the coding sequence ATGGGCTCCGGGGTCGCCGTCTTCGATTACGACAACGATGGCCTGCTCGACATCTTCTTCGTTAATGGCGCCCCGATCCCCAACCCCGCGCCCAAGGGTACGGTGCCGCAAAAGGCGTCTCCTGCCGACTGGAACCGGCTCTTTCACCAGCGCAAGGATGGGACCTTTGAGGATGTCACCGAACGCGCCGGCTTAAAAGGTGTGGGCTACGGCATGGGGGTTGCCGTAGGCGATTACGATAACGACGGTTTTGAGGACCTGTTTGTCACGTCCTACGGCGGCAATCACCTGTATCACAACAATGGCAACGGCACCTTTACGGACGTAACGGTTCACTCCGGCACAGGTGGTCCCACCACGCCTGGACAGACCTGGTCGACCTCTGCGATGTGGGTCGATCTGGACAACGACGGACGTCTGGACCTCCTGGTGCTTCGCTACGTCACTTGGGACTTCGAAGACGTGTGGTGCGGCGAACACCGCGAGGGCTACCGCTCCTACTGCCACCCGGACATCTTCCCGGTGATTCGTCCCCTTGCCTACCACAACAATGGAGATGGAACCTTCAAAGAAGTAGGCGGCGATATCGGGTTGAAGCCGGGAAAGGGCCTGGGACTGGCGCTGGCGGACTTCGATGGAGACGGCAAGGTGGACTTTGCCGTTGCAAACGACTCCATGCTGGAGTTCCTCTACCGCAACAAGGGGGACGGCACCTTCGAAGAGACCGGCCTCAACGCGGAGATCGCCGTTGACAGCGACGGCAAGACCTACGCTGGCATGGGCATCGATTTCCAGGACTATGACAACGACGGTCTGCCGGATCTCGTCATCACCAATCTCGCCAACCAGAAGTATGCGCTGTACCGCAACAACGGCGACGGCTCGTTCACCTACGACACCTACGTTTCCGGCCTGGCGCGCATGACCCTGCTGCACTCCGGCTGGGGCATCCACTTTTTCGATTACGACAACGATGGCTTGAAGGACCTGCTGATCACGCAGGGGCACGACCTCGATACGGTCCAACTGAACTTCCCACAGCTTCACTACAAAGAGCCGATGCTCCTGGCGCGCAACGAAGGATCCGGCAAGTTCGTCGACGTCTCGCGGGAAGCAGGACCAGCTTTCCAGGAACCCTGGGTCGGACGCGGTATGGCCATCGGCGATCTCGACAACGATGGCCGTCTCGACGCCGTTGTCTCTACGAACGACGGACCTGCCCACATCCTGCATAACGAGACGGCATCAACGAATCACTGGATCACGCTGCTGCTGGTCGGGCACCGCTCCAACCGGGATGCGATCGGAGCGCAGGTAAAGGTGACAACCGCCAAGGCGTCGCAGTTCTTTACGGTATCGACCGCCGGCTCGTACCTTTCGGCCAGTGACAAGCGGCTTCATTTCGGGCTTGGCTCAGAGCAGACGATTCAGCGCATCCATATCCGCTGGCCAAGCGGAATCGAACAGGATCTGACAAACGTCGCTACAGACCGGCAGCTCACCATCGACGAGCCCACCAGCACGAAATCCCCTGCGAAACCCTAG
- a CDS encoding tetratricopeptide repeat protein — MANASGVASDGLIPGVFTHARSGATYRVGAEPDGAVLSYEVPTRGIAARQSLLYYLGSGKLGRTYLYSIDGYLLESPVAYHSSLRGYAMAPGLADVSSVPSALPMNARCMRCHMSDVQEPLPGGGNRFAGLPFLHGGITCEQCHGDTSQHVLSKGKQPALNPAKLSAPARDSVCISCHLEGDTSVELHGKSVTQYKPGDDIRKYLAYFVVPSNSGRSVTEIEQLNQSVCKRRSGDHMSCMSCHDPHFHPEPAQRASFYRAKCLACHTGATFATSHHPENPDCTSCHMPKAEISDTPHVAWTDHRILKLPQLGESTGSSSTAVVPALDGETVTARELGLAYYNLVLKGEARWAPAAFSNLSEAWAKDPSDSDVGITLAAIYQAQGRWKDAETIYREALKGRAEEVQAASDLALILAREGDMDTAQKMWAKIFARAEDQEAIGINLAVADCILGNAADARTALETVLKFSPASIKARQELQVISRQGCSRH, encoded by the coding sequence ATGGCAAACGCCAGCGGAGTGGCAAGCGACGGGCTGATACCGGGCGTTTTCACGCACGCACGTTCGGGAGCCACATACCGGGTGGGAGCTGAGCCGGACGGTGCCGTGCTGAGCTATGAGGTGCCAACACGCGGCATTGCTGCTCGGCAATCTCTGCTGTACTACCTGGGCTCCGGTAAGCTCGGACGGACCTATCTGTACTCGATCGACGGCTACCTGCTCGAGTCGCCGGTTGCGTACCATTCTTCGCTCCGCGGTTATGCCATGGCACCGGGCCTGGCGGATGTGTCGTCGGTACCCTCGGCATTGCCCATGAACGCGCGCTGTATGCGCTGCCACATGAGCGACGTTCAGGAACCGCTGCCCGGTGGTGGCAACAGGTTCGCCGGTTTGCCGTTTTTGCATGGCGGCATCACGTGCGAACAGTGCCACGGCGACACCTCGCAGCATGTTCTGAGTAAAGGCAAACAGCCGGCGTTGAACCCTGCCAAACTCTCGGCGCCGGCTCGCGATTCGGTATGCATCAGTTGTCATCTGGAAGGGGATACCAGCGTCGAGCTTCATGGTAAGTCCGTCACGCAATACAAGCCGGGCGATGACATCCGGAAGTACCTGGCATACTTCGTCGTGCCCAGTAACTCAGGACGAAGTGTGACCGAGATCGAGCAACTGAACCAGAGCGTATGCAAGCGGCGCAGCGGCGATCACATGTCGTGCATGAGTTGTCACGACCCGCATTTCCATCCCGAACCGGCGCAGCGGGCGTCGTTCTATCGGGCGAAATGTCTGGCCTGCCATACCGGTGCTACGTTTGCGACGAGCCACCATCCGGAGAACCCGGACTGCACGTCATGCCACATGCCGAAGGCGGAGATTAGCGATACTCCGCACGTCGCGTGGACCGATCACCGCATTCTGAAATTGCCGCAGCTTGGCGAAAGCACCGGGTCGAGTTCGACTGCCGTGGTACCTGCGCTGGATGGAGAGACCGTGACGGCCCGGGAGCTTGGACTGGCGTATTACAACCTGGTGTTGAAAGGGGAGGCACGCTGGGCTCCGGCCGCTTTCTCTAACTTGTCAGAAGCATGGGCGAAAGATCCGTCAGACAGTGACGTCGGCATCACGCTTGCCGCTATCTACCAGGCCCAGGGCCGATGGAAGGATGCGGAGACGATCTACCGCGAGGCTCTGAAGGGCAGGGCAGAAGAGGTGCAAGCGGCGAGTGATCTGGCGCTGATCCTGGCGCGAGAGGGCGACATGGATACGGCGCAGAAAATGTGGGCGAAGATCTTTGCGCGCGCAGAGGACCAGGAAGCGATTGGTATCAACTTGGCCGTTGCGGATTGCATCCTGGGGAATGCCGCGGATGCCCGAACCGCGCTCGAAACGGTGCTGAAGTTCAGCCCTGCTTCCATCAAGGCACGCCAAGAGCTACAGGTGATCTCCCGCCAGGGATGTTCACGCCACTAG
- a CDS encoding tetratricopeptide repeat protein, producing MPFALAGWFYVVMIAAATVSAFAQQPTAAACPSLVEARSLMMQQNWKAAADSLRQNISANAACANAHYLLAYTLLRDNEPDASLKEYTAAAKLRNPTSSEFVGVASDYILLKDYADAERWLERATRTEPVDVQTWYLLGRTQYNLEQNAAAVESFQHSLTVIPEDPKAEYNLGLAYERLQRPDLARAAYQTAIDWAEKKHTPDAQPYLDLGVLDRAQGHADQALPQLQRAAALSPGNPTVFLELGRTLLELKRPDEAIVALKTAAALAPSAEQPHYFLGRAYRAAGKAPEADQQFAIVQKLAGSHSSTTTPNADGRRAEVPQ from the coding sequence GTGCCGTTCGCTTTGGCAGGGTGGTTTTACGTTGTCATGATCGCGGCTGCAACGGTTTCTGCATTTGCTCAGCAGCCCACCGCTGCGGCCTGTCCTTCGCTGGTAGAAGCTCGAAGCCTGATGATGCAGCAGAACTGGAAAGCGGCCGCAGACTCGTTGCGGCAGAACATCTCTGCGAATGCAGCCTGCGCGAACGCGCACTATCTACTGGCTTACACTCTGCTTCGCGATAATGAGCCAGACGCCTCCTTGAAGGAGTACACCGCTGCGGCGAAGTTGCGGAACCCGACGTCGAGTGAGTTCGTCGGCGTTGCATCGGACTACATCCTGCTGAAGGACTATGCCGACGCTGAGCGTTGGCTAGAACGGGCCACCAGAACAGAGCCGGTGGATGTGCAGACCTGGTACCTGCTGGGGCGCACGCAGTACAACCTAGAGCAGAACGCTGCCGCAGTTGAGTCGTTCCAGCACAGCCTGACGGTGATCCCGGAAGACCCGAAGGCTGAGTACAACCTGGGCCTTGCCTATGAGCGATTGCAGCGGCCGGACCTTGCTCGTGCTGCGTACCAAACGGCAATCGATTGGGCCGAGAAGAAGCACACACCTGATGCCCAGCCTTACCTGGATCTTGGCGTGCTCGACCGCGCTCAAGGGCATGCTGACCAAGCTTTGCCGCAGTTGCAACGGGCGGCCGCGCTTTCGCCCGGCAACCCGACTGTCTTCCTGGAACTTGGCCGCACGCTCCTCGAATTGAAACGCCCTGATGAGGCGATCGTTGCGCTGAAGACAGCGGCTGCGCTGGCACCGTCTGCGGAGCAGCCGCACTATTTTCTTGGGCGAGCCTATCGCGCGGCCGGCAAGGCTCCGGAAGCAGACCAACAGTTCGCAATTGTTCAAAAACTTGCCGGATCTCATTCCAGCACCACCACGCCGAATGCGGATGGTCGCAGGGCCGAAGTACCCCAATGA
- a CDS encoding CRTAC1 family protein — MHAQTGGGASTGEAHAPTYDARHRPITAGGYVAAGEAVFEDVTRAAGLASWQHHVGSTKRTLISESLGSGVALLDFDGDGWLDIYLVNGSTVEALEGRAVSAHAALFRNNHDGTFTDVTRSAGVANDRWGVGAIAADFDNDGWPDLYVTNLGKNRLYHNNRNGTFTDIAESAGVALGGWSTGATAGDFDGDGLLDLFVPGYTAFDFAKLPQPGSNSVAANTCTFRGVATFCGPRGLLGAPDHLFRNRGDGTFVEVSEQAHVADKPGYYGLASLFVDLDGDGLPELLVGNDSTPNYLYQNMGNGTFQDESFESGFAVNGQGRETATMGVAAADFKNSGNLGLALTNFSDDYKLLYEGDGGLSFSDISAKAGIADLSTPFLGWGVGFADFDRDGLEDLFFVNGHVYPQVDQQQWGTSFAQRPLLFRNAGNAKFRPVEAVEGSGLAQAITGRGAAFGDLFNKGRIDVVINNLEGPPTLLRNVSSDRHHWIEFSLRGTGKSNREAIGARVTLVAGPLHLRRDVLCGGSFASSSDPRVFFGLGDATTVESVEITWPDHSHQSFSGLAADHIYTIVEGERTARPQATSK; from the coding sequence GTGCATGCACAAACCGGCGGAGGAGCCAGCACAGGAGAGGCACACGCGCCCACTTACGATGCGCGTCATCGTCCGATCACTGCTGGCGGATACGTCGCGGCTGGCGAAGCGGTGTTTGAGGATGTGACGCGCGCCGCCGGACTGGCCAGCTGGCAGCATCACGTCGGTAGCACGAAACGCACCCTGATCTCCGAGTCGCTGGGAAGCGGAGTCGCGCTTCTCGACTTCGATGGCGACGGCTGGCTGGACATCTACCTGGTGAACGGCTCAACGGTGGAAGCGTTGGAGGGTAGAGCAGTGTCTGCGCACGCCGCGCTGTTCCGCAACAATCACGACGGGACCTTTACGGACGTGACCCGGTCCGCCGGTGTGGCGAACGATCGCTGGGGCGTTGGCGCGATCGCGGCCGACTTCGACAACGATGGCTGGCCCGACCTCTACGTCACCAATCTTGGCAAGAACCGGCTGTATCACAACAACCGGAACGGAACCTTCACGGACATTGCCGAGAGCGCGGGTGTTGCCCTGGGAGGGTGGTCGACGGGTGCAACCGCAGGGGACTTTGACGGGGACGGATTGCTCGACCTGTTCGTTCCCGGGTACACGGCGTTCGATTTCGCGAAGCTACCGCAGCCAGGCTCGAACAGCGTTGCTGCGAATACCTGTACCTTCCGTGGCGTGGCTACGTTCTGCGGTCCGCGTGGTCTGCTGGGCGCGCCTGACCATCTATTCCGCAACAGGGGCGATGGAACCTTCGTTGAGGTAAGCGAGCAAGCTCACGTTGCCGACAAACCTGGCTACTACGGGCTGGCATCACTCTTCGTCGATTTGGATGGGGACGGTCTGCCGGAGCTGCTTGTCGGCAACGACTCAACTCCAAACTACCTTTACCAGAATATGGGCAACGGCACATTCCAGGACGAGAGCTTCGAGTCGGGGTTTGCGGTGAACGGGCAGGGCCGCGAAACCGCGACGATGGGGGTCGCCGCCGCGGATTTCAAGAACAGTGGCAACCTTGGCTTAGCCCTGACAAACTTTTCGGACGATTACAAGCTGTTGTATGAGGGGGATGGCGGCCTCAGCTTCAGCGACATCAGCGCAAAGGCGGGGATCGCCGACTTGAGTACACCTTTCCTGGGGTGGGGCGTAGGTTTTGCAGACTTCGATCGAGATGGGCTGGAGGACCTGTTCTTCGTCAATGGGCACGTTTACCCCCAAGTGGACCAGCAGCAATGGGGCACCAGCTTCGCACAACGCCCGCTGCTGTTTCGCAATGCCGGAAACGCTAAGTTCCGGCCAGTCGAAGCTGTGGAAGGAAGTGGTTTAGCGCAGGCGATCACGGGTCGAGGCGCCGCCTTCGGTGATCTCTTCAACAAAGGCAGGATCGACGTCGTAATCAACAACCTGGAAGGTCCGCCGACGTTGCTGCGGAATGTTTCTTCCGATCGGCATCACTGGATTGAGTTCAGCTTACGTGGCACCGGAAAGTCGAACCGCGAGGCGATCGGAGCTCGCGTGACGTTGGTGGCCGGGCCATTGCACCTGAGGCGTGATGTGCTATGCGGGGGCAGCTTCGCCTCATCCAGCGATCCGCGTGTCTTCTTTGGGTTAGGAGATGCTACGACGGTCGAGTCTGTGGAGATTACCTGGCCAGATCACAGCCACCAGTCTTTCTCTGGCCTTGCGGCAGATCACATCTATACGATCGTGGAAGGGGAGAGAACAGCTCGCCCTCAGGCTACATCGAAGTGA